One Synechococcus sp. CC9605 genomic window carries:
- a CDS encoding MSMEG_0568 family radical SAM protein has translation MSELGRLVTELQVHGVRVDPVKGNPGRRGGAGPSDHRALDFDGTTVMVPVYNDASAASPYKLASSGAALAIEGPEQQCSPGITTPREPSFYGLSTADGISYRSIALLHSKDVLATTLLQTCIRFRDRSQSCQFCAIEQSIVDGALVRKTPEQVAEVAEAAVRLDGVKQLVMTTGTPNSDDRGARLMAETAEAVKRRVNLPIQGQCEPPEDPRWYQRMKDSGIDSLGMHLEVVEPDVRRRILPGKSELSLERYYEAFADAVAVFGRGEVSTYLLAGLGDSKETLLDCSRRLIELGVYPFVVPFVPISGTPLESHPSPDSSFMVDVYQGVAAMLKAGDLRSEQMSAGCAKCGACSALSLFEQVS, from the coding sequence ATGTCTGAGCTTGGTCGCCTGGTCACGGAATTGCAGGTGCATGGCGTTCGGGTTGACCCTGTTAAGGGCAACCCGGGACGACGGGGAGGTGCGGGTCCCTCCGACCACCGTGCCTTGGATTTCGATGGCACCACCGTGATGGTGCCCGTCTACAACGATGCCTCCGCAGCGTCTCCCTACAAGTTGGCATCCTCCGGTGCTGCTCTTGCAATTGAGGGACCAGAGCAGCAGTGCTCTCCAGGGATCACAACCCCACGGGAGCCATCGTTTTACGGCTTAAGCACAGCCGACGGAATCTCCTACCGATCGATTGCCTTGCTGCACAGCAAGGATGTGTTGGCTACCACGTTGCTGCAGACCTGCATTCGTTTTCGGGATCGATCCCAGTCGTGCCAGTTCTGTGCGATTGAACAGTCAATCGTGGATGGGGCCTTGGTTCGCAAAACGCCCGAGCAGGTGGCGGAAGTGGCGGAAGCGGCTGTCCGGCTGGACGGGGTCAAGCAATTGGTGATGACCACAGGAACGCCCAACAGTGACGATCGCGGAGCCCGTCTGATGGCTGAAACCGCTGAAGCCGTCAAGCGTCGGGTGAATCTCCCGATCCAGGGCCAGTGTGAACCGCCGGAAGATCCACGCTGGTATCAGCGCATGAAGGACTCTGGAATTGACAGTCTCGGCATGCACTTGGAGGTGGTGGAGCCGGATGTGCGGCGTCGGATCCTTCCCGGGAAATCGGAGCTCAGTCTTGAGCGCTATTACGAGGCCTTCGCTGATGCCGTTGCGGTGTTCGGTCGCGGTGAAGTGTCCACGTATCTGCTGGCCGGCCTGGGTGACAGCAAGGAGACCTTGCTCGACTGCAGCCGACGTCTAATTGAACTCGGGGTCTACCCCTTTGTGGTGCCTTTTGTGCCGATCTCTGGCACACCCCTGGAGAGCCATCCATCACCGGACAGCTCCTTCATGGTTGATGTGTATCAAGGTGTTGCCGCGATGTTGAAAGCGGGGGATCTGCGCTCGGAGCAGATGTCCGCCGGTTGTGCCAAATGCGGAGCTTGCTCCGCACTCTCGTTGTTCGAGCAGGTGTCGTAG
- a CDS encoding MSMEG_0567/Sll0786 family nitrogen starvation N-acetyltransferase: protein MVSCLDPSSCGIGRSISSAPHLFTPSVRAGIGIDADDFRLSPTASSDRFTFHLLRADALLIQGYWSLRRSIFCSEQHVFEESDRDELDAIAYPIAALHHSSEPKHDDGAETDVVGVVRIVETEPRLWYGGRLGVHADFRRQNQIGKGLIWKAVTTANGWGCDRFLATVQIQNVRFFRRLHWTSIDELEIRGIRHHLMEADLGYYLPSREQRPIASHHVLAAA, encoded by the coding sequence ATGGTCTCGTGTCTTGATCCCAGTAGCTGCGGAATTGGCCGCAGCATCAGTTCCGCGCCCCACTTATTCACGCCCTCGGTGCGCGCTGGCATCGGCATTGATGCCGATGATTTCCGTCTGTCTCCCACCGCGAGTTCGGATCGTTTCACCTTTCATCTTTTGCGTGCCGACGCGTTGCTAATCCAGGGGTATTGGTCGTTGCGGCGCAGCATCTTCTGCAGCGAGCAGCACGTGTTTGAAGAGTCTGATCGTGATGAGCTCGATGCGATCGCCTACCCCATTGCGGCGTTGCATCACAGTTCAGAGCCAAAGCATGACGATGGCGCTGAAACAGATGTGGTTGGCGTGGTGCGGATTGTGGAAACAGAGCCGCGACTTTGGTATGGCGGTCGCCTCGGCGTGCATGCCGATTTCCGCCGCCAAAACCAGATTGGCAAGGGGTTGATCTGGAAGGCTGTTACCACCGCCAATGGTTGGGGATGTGATCGTTTCCTGGCCACGGTGCAGATTCAGAACGTCCGCTTTTTCCGCCGCTTGCACTGGACCTCAATCGATGAACTTGAGATCCGGGGCATCCGCCATCACCTGATGGAAGCGGATCTCGGCTACTACCTGCCCTCCCGTGAGCAGCGGCCGATCGCCTCGCATCACGTATTAGCTGCGGCATGA
- a CDS encoding sll0787 family AIR synthase-like protein: MNDVGLVNALRRTSGLLAKRDIRSAAATFCHQPFPQLGLAGMLGDDAAVLPAQTGQLLLACEGMHPGLVEEDPWFAGWSGVLVNLSDIAAMGGRPLALVNSVWSAGAEDISALMEGMRFACDRFGVPMVGGHSNQQSTYQALSVSVLGVAEGPVLSARAARPGDELWMLVNKAGSFYRHYPFWDAATHAPPERLRSQLALLPMLAAEQLVHAAKDISMGGITGTAVMFAEACGHQLVLDLDAVERPEGIHDEVWLTCFPSFGYLLAVNPSRTDGLAQLASHDSTLICCRIGHFALGNCSVVVNHSGDTHHFWDGTDALTGFGCVR; the protein is encoded by the coding sequence ATGAATGACGTGGGCCTTGTGAACGCCTTGCGCAGGACCAGTGGCCTGTTGGCGAAGCGCGATATCCGCTCGGCAGCTGCCACCTTTTGCCATCAGCCCTTTCCGCAGCTGGGATTGGCCGGGATGCTGGGTGACGACGCTGCTGTGCTGCCCGCTCAGACCGGCCAACTGTTGCTGGCCTGTGAGGGGATGCATCCCGGTCTGGTCGAAGAGGACCCGTGGTTTGCCGGCTGGAGTGGGGTCTTGGTGAACCTCAGTGACATCGCTGCCATGGGTGGTCGTCCCTTGGCGCTAGTGAACAGTGTCTGGAGTGCCGGTGCTGAAGACATCAGCGCCTTGATGGAGGGAATGCGATTCGCGTGTGATCGCTTCGGTGTCCCCATGGTGGGCGGCCACTCCAACCAGCAGAGCACTTATCAGGCGCTCTCGGTGTCCGTTCTGGGAGTGGCGGAAGGTCCCGTCCTGTCCGCTCGTGCAGCACGACCCGGCGATGAGCTGTGGATGCTGGTGAACAAAGCAGGAAGCTTCTATCGCCACTACCCCTTCTGGGATGCCGCGACCCATGCCCCGCCCGAGCGTCTTCGTTCGCAACTTGCCTTGCTGCCCATGCTGGCCGCTGAACAGCTGGTGCACGCCGCCAAAGACATCAGCATGGGAGGCATCACCGGCACCGCCGTGATGTTTGCCGAGGCGTGTGGTCATCAGTTAGTCCTTGACCTCGACGCCGTGGAACGACCTGAAGGCATCCACGATGAGGTTTGGCTGACCTGTTTTCCGAGTTTCGGCTATCTGCTGGCTGTGAACCCCTCGCGCACGGACGGCTTGGCGCAACTGGCCTCACACGATTCGACGCTGATTTGTTGCCGTATCGGTCACTTTGCCTTGGGCAATTGTAGTGTAGTTGTGAACCATTCAGGTGACACGCATCACTTCTGGGATGGTACTGATGCGCTGACGGGTTTTGGCTGTGTTCGATGA
- a CDS encoding MSMEG_0570 family nitrogen starvation response protein, giving the protein MPEVRFQLEWPDGQSSTLYSPSTVILDYFRPGDSLLVSELEERGVEALRAASERVRARYGFACTRADEEESQLRQWVSRYSSDDTVRVIGQPS; this is encoded by the coding sequence ATGCCTGAAGTTCGCTTTCAACTGGAGTGGCCAGACGGGCAATCCAGCACGTTATATTCACCATCGACGGTGATTCTCGATTACTTTCGGCCAGGCGATTCGCTGTTGGTTTCTGAGCTTGAAGAGCGCGGAGTTGAAGCGCTTCGTGCTGCTTCTGAGCGTGTTCGTGCGCGGTACGGCTTTGCCTGCACGCGCGCAGACGAAGAAGAATCCCAGTTGCGCCAGTGGGTCTCTCGCTACAGCTCCGATGATACGGTTCGTGTTATCGGACAGCCTTCTTAA
- a CDS encoding DUF1348 family protein: protein MSGKPPFPPFTLETARQKARMAENAWNSKDPDKVSLAYTEDSVWRNRSEFIRGRAEILAFLQRKWAKELDYKLIKEVWACSDNRIAVRFQYEWHDTSRQWFRAHGNENWEFAENGLMRRREASINDVAIAESDRLFTWGDGPRPDDFPGLTELGL from the coding sequence ATGTCTGGAAAACCTCCCTTTCCTCCGTTCACTTTGGAAACGGCCCGCCAGAAAGCACGCATGGCGGAAAATGCTTGGAACAGCAAGGACCCCGACAAGGTCTCACTCGCTTACACCGAAGACAGCGTGTGGAGAAATCGCAGTGAGTTCATCCGCGGCCGCGCTGAAATCCTGGCTTTCCTGCAGCGCAAATGGGCCAAGGAGCTGGATTACAAACTGATCAAAGAAGTCTGGGCCTGCAGCGACAACCGGATTGCGGTTCGCTTTCAGTACGAGTGGCACGACACCTCGAGGCAATGGTTCCGGGCCCACGGCAACGAAAACTGGGAGTTCGCCGAGAACGGCTTGATGCGTCGGCGCGAAGCCAGCATCAATGATGTGGCGATCGCTGAAAGTGACCGCCTTTTCACCTGGGGGGATGGACCGCGTCCGGATGATTTTCCGGGTTTGACGGAGCTGGGACTCTGA
- a CDS encoding DUF3050 domain-containing protein, whose amino-acid sequence MELHRHPLPQAITSIADLRLFMEHHVFAVWDFMLLLKSLQQHLAPSGVPWVPPLHPEIAGLVNSLVAEEECDLVPENLGGPLHLSHFAIYRRAMVEIGADTVVIDAVLQQASRGDLYGAVRHRGIPASSARFLRTTQELISTGEVHALAAAFAYGRELLVPDLFRGLLDRLIVLELPCPTLRWYLERHITLDGDSHGPLAEKMVLTLAGNDSAAHQAVRTVRRQVLADRAAFWDAIQLQLRERPPSNRSGSQHSQMLCSGLT is encoded by the coding sequence ATGGAGCTGCACCGTCATCCGCTGCCGCAGGCGATCACGTCCATCGCGGACCTGCGGCTTTTCATGGAACACCACGTGTTTGCGGTGTGGGATTTCATGCTGCTGCTCAAGTCCTTGCAGCAGCACCTGGCGCCTTCCGGTGTCCCCTGGGTGCCGCCGCTCCATCCCGAGATCGCAGGTCTGGTGAACAGCCTGGTGGCGGAAGAGGAATGTGATCTTGTGCCCGAAAACCTCGGGGGACCTCTTCATCTCTCACATTTCGCGATCTATCGACGCGCGATGGTGGAGATCGGTGCGGACACCGTGGTGATCGATGCGGTGCTCCAGCAGGCCTCGAGAGGTGACCTCTATGGCGCTGTGCGCCATAGAGGAATCCCTGCTTCATCAGCTCGTTTCCTACGCACCACCCAGGAGTTGATTTCCACCGGTGAAGTGCATGCCTTAGCAGCGGCGTTCGCATATGGCCGGGAGCTGTTGGTGCCCGACCTGTTTCGCGGGCTGCTCGATCGGTTGATCGTGTTGGAGCTGCCCTGCCCGACCCTGCGTTGGTACCTCGAACGCCACATCACCCTGGACGGCGACAGCCATGGGCCGTTGGCGGAAAAGATGGTGCTCACCCTGGCCGGAAATGACTCTGCCGCGCATCAGGCGGTCCGTACGGTTCGCAGGCAAGTGCTTGCTGATCGGGCTGCGTTCTGGGATGCGATCCAGCTCCAGCTTCGGGAAAGGCCTCCGAGCAATCGATCCGGTAGCCAACATTCACAGATGCTCTGTTCTGGTCTTACCTAA
- a CDS encoding DUF1214 domain-containing protein, which produces MVDDTGAALRGDATYVVTVPIGLYNPGGYFSVTLYGTDNKLLIPNDLKIYDRTTFSSEPNQDGTTTITLSPSGSGKNGIPTGTDFYGVLRAYVPAPGAIMKVKVERK; this is translated from the coding sequence TTGGTGGACGACACCGGTGCAGCTTTGCGCGGTGATGCGACGTATGTCGTGACTGTGCCTATAGGGCTCTACAACCCGGGAGGCTACTTCTCGGTGACCCTCTATGGAACCGACAACAAACTGCTGATCCCGAACGATCTGAAGATCTACGACCGAACCACGTTCTCTTCAGAGCCGAACCAAGACGGAACAACAACCATCACTCTCAGTCCGAGTGGGAGTGGAAAAAACGGAATCCCAACTGGGACAGACTTCTATGGGGTCCTTCGTGCGTACGTGCCAGCACCCGGTGCAATTATGAAAGTGAAGGTCGAACGGAAATAG
- a CDS encoding DUF1254 domain-containing protein, which yields MEKNEKGTFKFTSLVDPSDTTVVTPQATVDYSYNWFSISDGPAILTTPTYNKFSSVSVFDMKHNLSAVITNPTKPILLKRPNQAIPEGDFEVVDLETDQGLVLTRMVVVENLDAVVASRTQFQMQGGKGDMQREVQQFSPETEKNAQAVIDTVITYINPDDAFGRVSGDVSFLDLAAGVKLG from the coding sequence CTGGAGAAGAACGAGAAGGGCACTTTCAAATTCACCAGCTTGGTGGATCCCAGTGACACCACAGTGGTCACACCACAAGCGACTGTCGACTACAGCTACAACTGGTTCTCGATCTCAGACGGACCGGCAATCCTGACGACGCCGACTTACAACAAATTCTCGTCGGTGTCAGTCTTCGATATGAAGCACAATCTGTCGGCTGTGATCACCAACCCAACCAAGCCGATCCTGCTCAAACGACCCAACCAAGCGATCCCCGAGGGCGACTTCGAGGTGGTTGATCTTGAGACGGATCAAGGTCTTGTGCTGACCAGAATGGTCGTTGTCGAAAACCTTGACGCAGTCGTCGCCTCCCGTACCCAATTCCAGATGCAGGGCGGCAAGGGGGACATGCAGCGTGAGGTTCAGCAATTCAGCCCAGAGACGGAAAAGAACGCCCAGGCCGTGATCGACACGGTGATCACCTACATCAACCCCGATGACGCCTTCGGTCGAGTCAGCGGTGACGTCAGCTTCCTCGACCTCGCAGCCGGAGTGAAGTTGGGCTAG
- a CDS encoding DUF1254 domain-containing protein, with protein sequence MNQIKPAFCLAAVIAATLAMSANTSGFASSRPSECDDIKPALKKESSTTKAIVNADNYAFAETEIILGDYVQKIAKATCSEGMGVFMHFRKAMDPKDKTILRPNFDTLYSAAVVDLKSSATITLPPADRLQILEVVSAYHWIPLVASKPGAYEITEEMVGSRFAFVIIRTQVNMQDPADIERVSGIQDEITIRQKNRGEFVQTKDWDRSKMLSMRSDYQKEKDDKGISSEEIFGDKGEISSEMRNIGVAFGWGALTKEGAVYPSISIPGFDEEFTLVLKDVPMASNAFWSVTVYDKDGFAQGKNYNVNSSFAKQDKDGNYLLNFGKNSAKENFLEIYPGSNATLRIYSPQKPYFDGSWKVPEIQSAASSQ encoded by the coding sequence ATGAATCAGATCAAGCCTGCTTTTTGTCTTGCGGCTGTCATCGCAGCGACCTTGGCGATGAGCGCCAATACTTCTGGTTTTGCCAGCAGCAGGCCATCAGAGTGCGACGACATCAAGCCTGCTCTCAAAAAAGAAAGTTCAACGACGAAAGCCATCGTCAATGCAGACAACTACGCGTTTGCTGAAACCGAAATAATTCTCGGTGATTATGTTCAAAAAATTGCCAAGGCAACCTGTTCAGAAGGGATGGGCGTGTTCATGCATTTCCGAAAGGCAATGGATCCAAAAGATAAAACTATATTGAGGCCAAACTTCGATACATTGTACTCAGCAGCTGTTGTCGACTTAAAAAGTTCAGCAACAATTACCCTGCCACCTGCCGATCGGCTGCAAATCCTGGAAGTCGTTAGCGCTTATCACTGGATTCCATTGGTAGCGAGCAAGCCCGGCGCCTACGAAATAACAGAAGAAATGGTGGGCAGCCGCTTCGCATTTGTCATCATTCGCACCCAAGTAAACATGCAGGATCCTGCTGACATTGAGCGGGTTAGCGGGATTCAAGATGAAATAACAATTCGCCAAAAGAATCGCGGCGAATTTGTGCAAACCAAAGATTGGGATAGAAGTAAAATGCTTTCAATGAGATCTGACTACCAAAAAGAAAAAGATGATAAAGGCATTAGCAGCGAAGAAATCTTTGGCGACAAGGGTGAAATCAGTTCGGAGATGAGAAATATTGGGGTTGCCTTCGGGTGGGGGGCCCTGACAAAAGAAGGAGCCGTCTATCCTTCAATTAGCATTCCTGGATTTGATGAAGAATTCACACTCGTACTGAAGGATGTCCCTATGGCAAGCAATGCTTTCTGGTCGGTAACTGTCTACGACAAGGATGGATTCGCCCAAGGAAAGAATTACAATGTAAACAGCTCCTTTGCGAAGCAGGATAAAGATGGCAACTATTTGCTTAATTTCGGAAAGAATTCAGCCAAAGAAAATTTCTTAGAAATTTACCCAGGCTCCAACGCAACCCTACGCATCTACTCTCCGCAAAAGCCTTATTTTGATGGAAGTTGGAAAGTTCCCGAAATACAATCTGCTGCCAGTAGTCAGTAA
- a CDS encoding DUF4336 domain-containing protein codes for MKGDLSATEGVSAEGQRWPWWPLLPLYPYGRRRTLFSELIPGQLWSLEQLQGVYYVAVPVRLTVAKVPGGLMLVNPLPPTGEVRQAIARLVQMHGPVRTIVLPTASGLEHKLPLGPLARAFPDADIWVCPGQWSFPVQLPLSWLGVPARRTKVLFDDGLPHGDVCEWFSLGPLDLGVGRFQEVSCFHRPSGALLVTDALVGISAEPPALFDLDPTPLLFHARERGDEPLTDSAEARRRGWARLVLFASYLRPEPLEVPELPELLRDAFKPGLRSLKAHYGLYPFRWKAGWQAAADGLIGEEAPRLQVAPVLERLVLPRAQEALLRWLQELSGRAELRWLVPAHYNAPVTFTPEDVQQLLASLQQRDWAPSSENWEFLGSIDQRLLDLGVVPDQPLIKA; via the coding sequence ATGAAGGGCGATCTGAGTGCAACTGAGGGCGTCTCGGCGGAAGGCCAGCGCTGGCCCTGGTGGCCGCTGCTGCCGCTTTACCCCTACGGCCGCCGCCGCACGCTGTTCAGTGAGCTGATCCCTGGGCAGCTCTGGAGTCTGGAGCAGCTGCAGGGGGTGTATTACGTGGCCGTGCCGGTGCGGCTTACCGTGGCCAAGGTGCCCGGCGGCTTGATGCTGGTGAACCCCCTGCCCCCCACCGGTGAAGTGCGCCAAGCCATCGCCAGGCTGGTGCAAATGCACGGCCCCGTGCGCACGATCGTGCTGCCCACCGCCTCTGGTTTGGAGCACAAGCTTCCCCTCGGTCCCCTGGCCCGCGCCTTCCCGGATGCGGACATTTGGGTATGTCCGGGTCAGTGGAGCTTCCCGGTGCAGTTGCCTCTGTCCTGGTTGGGTGTGCCGGCACGTCGCACCAAGGTGTTGTTCGACGATGGCCTTCCCCATGGCGATGTTTGTGAGTGGTTCTCCCTTGGACCGCTCGACCTTGGCGTCGGCCGTTTCCAGGAAGTCTCCTGCTTCCATCGCCCGTCAGGCGCTCTGTTGGTAACCGACGCCCTTGTGGGCATCAGTGCTGAACCCCCGGCTCTGTTCGATCTTGATCCAACGCCGCTGTTGTTCCATGCCCGCGAACGCGGCGATGAGCCCCTTACTGATTCAGCGGAAGCCCGCCGCCGCGGCTGGGCCCGGCTGGTGCTGTTTGCCTCCTACCTCAGGCCTGAACCGCTGGAGGTGCCAGAGCTGCCGGAGTTGCTCCGGGATGCGTTCAAGCCCGGGCTCCGTTCCCTCAAAGCCCACTACGGCCTCTACCCCTTCCGTTGGAAGGCCGGTTGGCAGGCGGCTGCCGATGGCCTTATTGGCGAAGAAGCGCCCAGGCTGCAGGTGGCTCCGGTGCTTGAGCGGTTGGTGTTGCCCAGGGCCCAGGAGGCTCTGTTGCGATGGCTGCAGGAGTTGAGCGGCCGGGCTGAGCTGCGCTGGCTGGTTCCGGCCCATTACAACGCGCCGGTCACATTCACGCCCGAAGACGTGCAACAACTGCTCGCGTCATTGCAACAAAGGGACTGGGCTCCCAGTTCAGAAAACTGGGAGTTTCTGGGGTCGATTGATCAGCGTTTGCTCGATCTTGGTGTTGTGCCAGATCAGCCGTTGATCAAAGCATGA
- a CDS encoding DUF760 domain-containing protein gives MFNPEFLTTDSSDGHAGNSLIQYLQEQSPDTLQRVAKSASNDIQDIIRHNVQGLLGMLPGEHFEVKVTANRDNLANMLASAMMTGYFLRQMEQRKELEETLFADEQMAIEPEDELML, from the coding sequence ATGTTTAACCCCGAGTTTCTAACAACTGACAGCAGTGATGGTCACGCGGGAAACAGCCTGATCCAGTACCTGCAGGAGCAGTCACCCGACACCTTGCAACGGGTCGCCAAATCAGCAAGCAATGATATTCAAGACATCATTCGCCACAACGTTCAGGGCCTGCTGGGAATGCTTCCAGGCGAGCACTTTGAGGTGAAGGTGACGGCCAACCGCGACAACCTCGCCAACATGCTGGCCTCAGCAATGATGACTGGCTATTTCCTGCGCCAGATGGAACAGCGCAAGGAGCTGGAAGAGACGCTGTTCGCGGACGAACAAATGGCAATCGAGCCGGAAGACGAACTCATGCTTTGA
- the lepB gene encoding signal peptidase I, whose translation MTQPTTPAPGKDSKGFWRNLILWALLALLLRWLVVEPRWIPSGSMLPTLQLQDRILVEKVRPRLARSRHSHLHRGDVVVFAPPEQLVAAGYDASAALIKRVVGLPGDQLDVHDGRLFRNGEPAAEPWLAEPINYKMDPITVPADQLWVMGDNRNASLDSHLWGSLPENNVLGTAVWRYWPLQRFGPLRITDSSDGG comes from the coding sequence ATGACCCAACCCACGACACCCGCTCCAGGAAAAGACAGCAAGGGCTTCTGGCGCAATCTGATTCTCTGGGCCCTGCTGGCGCTGCTGCTGCGCTGGTTGGTGGTGGAACCGCGCTGGATTCCCTCCGGCTCGATGCTGCCCACCCTGCAGCTGCAGGACCGCATCCTCGTGGAGAAAGTGAGGCCCCGCCTGGCCCGCAGCCGCCACAGCCATCTGCACCGGGGCGATGTGGTGGTGTTCGCGCCTCCCGAGCAGCTCGTGGCCGCTGGCTACGACGCCTCCGCTGCGTTGATCAAACGGGTGGTGGGGCTGCCGGGCGATCAGCTGGACGTGCACGACGGCAGGCTGTTCCGCAACGGCGAACCTGCTGCAGAACCCTGGTTGGCGGAACCAATCAACTACAAAATGGACCCGATCACCGTGCCGGCGGATCAGCTGTGGGTGATGGGGGACAACCGCAATGCCAGCCTCGATTCCCACCTCTGGGGATCACTGCCGGAGAACAATGTGCTGGGCACGGCGGTCTGGCGGTATTGGCCGCTGCAGAGGTTCGGTCCGTTACGGATCACCGACAGCAGCGATGGCGGTTGA
- the menD gene encoding 2-succinyl-5-enolpyruvyl-6-hydroxy-3-cyclohexene-1-carboxylic-acid synthase, whose amino-acid sequence MQAALTLLEALCLQGLKQLVLCPGSRSGPLATAAGVLASQAKLQLVTAIDERSAAFLALGMATAHGRVVAVVTTSGTAVSNLLPAAVEADRSCQPLLLLTADRPVRLKNCGANQTVNQESFLLAACRWFGSGAADGIHTQANDALNALAVKAWQQAQGAGTGPPGAVHLNLPFEEPLHTTLEQQQQLASAALPPTACPEPSPGIGPALRLDPERPGVVVAGPWRGLTLSLEAHQQALHRWLNLSGWPLLADPLAALPPDCPNRIEHWELQLDRLSLPDDAQVLRLGPMPASRRLEAWLQRHQGPQLLITEGDPRPLDPLHTANQWSGGMAAWIAQQPGLKQATKPSVGTNDLSPWLETQLPLRGAVTEPALAYWLPQLLPEQLPVMLAASSPVRDWLTWGGYSCGRHRCFSFRGASGIDGTLSLAMGLAANLGPLALVTGDLALLHDSNGWLHASSAAAPPPLLVLLIDNGGGGIFQQLPIATPGFESLFAMPQQVDSLALAAAHGVPGRQVACLEDLQEALAWGLSQQRPVLLRLCSDRGRDAVLRQQLRAAAQNEGTEL is encoded by the coding sequence TTGCAGGCCGCCCTCACGCTGCTGGAGGCTCTATGTCTCCAGGGTCTGAAGCAGCTGGTACTCTGCCCTGGCAGCCGTTCCGGTCCCCTGGCAACAGCGGCGGGCGTGCTGGCATCCCAGGCGAAGCTGCAGTTGGTCACGGCCATCGACGAGCGCTCGGCCGCGTTTCTGGCCCTCGGCATGGCAACCGCCCATGGCCGTGTCGTGGCAGTGGTCACCACCTCTGGCACCGCGGTGTCCAATCTGCTGCCCGCTGCGGTGGAGGCGGACCGCTCCTGTCAGCCCTTGCTGCTGCTCACGGCGGATCGCCCCGTCCGGCTCAAAAACTGCGGCGCCAACCAGACGGTTAATCAGGAATCTTTTCTGCTCGCGGCCTGCCGCTGGTTCGGCAGTGGTGCGGCAGACGGCATCCACACGCAGGCCAACGACGCCCTCAATGCCCTGGCAGTTAAGGCCTGGCAGCAAGCCCAGGGTGCAGGTACTGGGCCGCCGGGAGCGGTTCACCTCAACCTGCCCTTTGAGGAGCCGCTGCACACCACGCTCGAGCAGCAACAACAGCTGGCTTCGGCTGCGCTCCCGCCCACGGCTTGCCCTGAGCCTTCGCCCGGGATCGGGCCTGCGCTTCGCCTCGATCCAGAGCGCCCGGGGGTTGTAGTTGCGGGCCCGTGGCGTGGGCTCACGCTTTCCTTGGAGGCCCATCAACAGGCGTTGCATCGCTGGCTGAACCTCAGCGGTTGGCCTCTGCTGGCCGATCCCCTTGCCGCCCTGCCCCCCGATTGCCCCAACCGCATCGAGCACTGGGAGCTGCAGCTCGATCGGCTGAGCCTGCCTGACGACGCTCAGGTGTTGCGGCTGGGACCGATGCCCGCCAGCCGGCGGCTGGAGGCTTGGCTTCAGCGCCATCAGGGCCCCCAGCTGTTGATCACCGAAGGGGATCCAAGGCCGCTGGATCCGCTGCATACCGCCAATCAATGGTCGGGGGGCATGGCCGCCTGGATCGCTCAACAGCCTGGTCTGAAACAGGCGACCAAACCATCTGTTGGCACCAATGATCTGTCGCCGTGGCTTGAGACCCAGCTGCCCCTGCGTGGCGCCGTCACTGAGCCTGCTCTGGCCTACTGGCTCCCCCAGCTGCTTCCGGAGCAGTTGCCGGTGATGCTGGCCGCCAGTTCACCGGTGCGCGACTGGTTGACCTGGGGCGGGTACTCCTGCGGCCGCCACCGTTGCTTCAGCTTCCGTGGGGCCTCGGGCATCGACGGCACTTTGTCGCTCGCCATGGGTCTGGCGGCGAATCTCGGTCCGTTGGCGCTGGTGACCGGTGATCTGGCCCTGCTGCACGACAGCAACGGTTGGCTGCATGCATCGTCCGCTGCCGCACCTCCACCTCTGCTGGTGCTGCTGATCGACAACGGCGGCGGCGGCATTTTTCAGCAGCTGCCCATTGCCACACCGGGCTTCGAATCGCTCTTCGCCATGCCCCAGCAGGTGGACTCCCTGGCCCTGGCGGCAGCCCATGGTGTGCCTGGTCGCCAGGTGGCCTGTCTGGAGGATCTGCAGGAGGCCTTGGCCTGGGGCTTGTCGCAGCAACGGCCGGTGTTGTTGCGATTGTGCAGCGACCGCGGTCGTGATGCTGTCCTGCGTCAGCAGTTGCGCGCTGCTGCTCAGAATGAGGGCACTGAGCTCTGA